A genomic stretch from Rhodobacterales bacterium HKCCA1288 includes:
- a CDS encoding FkbM family methyltransferase, giving the protein MFDEATMVKAFIQKFFEFFGFNLVKSQSLVKLIENQRDLVDYLSRNNIEKFYRYTQIYPDICQLSKSQIYQDLFVLFQTNFKKHGFFVEFGATDGLRYSNSYVLEKSFGWNGILAEPARCWHNDLIENRDCHIDTLCVWSRSGQKLTFLEVENGENSSAELSGVANPSSFFGVDRHSKNTNTVVVETISLTDLLRKYDAPRCIDYLSIDTEGSEYTILKSFDFSEYDIKIITVEHNFSKNRALIYDHLVNNGYVRVHEELSQFDDWYVKSK; this is encoded by the coding sequence GTGTTTGACGAAGCAACTATGGTAAAAGCTTTCATTCAGAAATTTTTTGAATTTTTTGGCTTTAATTTAGTAAAAAGCCAATCACTTGTTAAACTAATTGAAAACCAGAGGGACCTAGTCGATTATTTGAGTAGAAATAATATAGAAAAATTTTATAGATATACCCAGATATATCCAGATATTTGTCAGTTGAGCAAATCTCAAATTTATCAAGATTTGTTCGTTTTGTTTCAAACAAATTTTAAAAAGCATGGTTTCTTTGTTGAATTCGGTGCTACTGATGGTCTTAGATACAGTAATAGCTATGTCCTTGAGAAAAGTTTCGGCTGGAACGGAATTTTGGCTGAACCAGCACGGTGCTGGCACAACGACTTGATTGAAAATAGAGACTGCCACATTGATACACTATGTGTATGGTCAAGATCTGGTCAAAAACTCACATTTTTAGAAGTGGAGAATGGTGAGAATTCCAGCGCGGAGCTTTCGGGCGTTGCTAACCCAAGCTCGTTTTTTGGCGTTGATCGACATTCAAAAAATACAAACACAGTAGTGGTAGAAACTATTTCGTTAACTGATTTGTTGCGAAAATACGATGCGCCGCGATGTATTGACTATTTATCAATTGATACAGAGGGTAGCGAATACACCATTCTTAAAAGTTTTGACTTTTCAGAGTATGATATAAAAATAATTACGGTCGAACACAATTTCAGTAAAAATAGAGCGCTGATCTATGATCATTTGGTTAATAATGGATATGTACGAGTTCATGAGGAACTATCTCAATTCGATGATTGGTACGTCAAATCTAAATGA
- a CDS encoding ATP-binding cassette domain-containing protein, with protein MLGNYFKFFSLFSPWEVTMFLSVVVTGIFSTAFDTFSIYLIAPIFDIYQNNETDSALFNVIINIQDFLGVHVDYKYFSLILFLSVFIFSLFFKIFFLILSAAVLRILKYRISKKTFFGFLRSYSVDSDNGLDLSLDRFLKVINTDIPFVFQNYCLQIWNFITGSVSVIFLALLIVNSSPPIATLFMCIVAIFFGLYLFLSANTVRAIAKVMEVSHYELYRIIARANSVKDMLRIHKSHTVFDEWFDQNAFMLARAETVAHSVSVLAKPVFELLLVGCALGLFVFAGNQIGNTSFETSAILMSGFAAYRVVPSLQQVSSAVSDMRASRNFLDSLYDYSCRVSACKSTQHYPVFSTHGELVAMKDVTVTTPSGSNLVAGVALSISSGDWIFLYGPSGAGKSSFLKTLAGISHPAVGLVSFSSELNEVGSEYPPLYFLGYLPQRPIVFDENIHCNIDFLHEQRCIDVNWFSECLRIAGLDTAHGFREKLDVSPHSRFTLGGLSGGEQQRFALARALYRRPKILLMDEGLSALDSSSQKSILVNLKEYFPEMAIVMISHDLALSVYFDKKIILRDQKITIEGV; from the coding sequence ATGCTAGGTAATTATTTTAAATTTTTTAGCCTATTTTCGCCTTGGGAAGTGACTATGTTTCTATCGGTTGTGGTCACTGGAATTTTTTCTACTGCGTTTGACACATTTTCTATTTATTTAATTGCTCCTATTTTTGATATATATCAGAACAATGAAACAGATTCAGCCTTGTTTAATGTTATAATAAATATCCAAGATTTCCTCGGAGTCCATGTGGACTATAAGTATTTCTCCCTTATTTTATTTCTCTCCGTATTTATATTTTCCCTGTTTTTTAAGATATTCTTTCTAATTTTATCTGCCGCTGTGCTTCGGATTCTCAAGTATCGAATTTCGAAAAAAACATTTTTTGGATTCTTAAGGTCTTATTCTGTAGATTCTGATAATGGCCTTGACTTGAGCTTAGATAGGTTTCTGAAAGTCATAAATACCGACATTCCATTTGTATTTCAAAACTACTGCCTTCAGATATGGAATTTTATTACAGGTTCAGTCAGCGTAATTTTTTTGGCTCTTCTTATTGTTAATAGCAGCCCGCCGATAGCAACATTATTCATGTGTATCGTGGCTATTTTTTTTGGCCTCTATCTTTTTTTGTCTGCCAATACTGTTAGGGCAATAGCCAAAGTTATGGAAGTAAGTCATTACGAATTGTATAGGATAATTGCGCGTGCAAATTCGGTTAAAGATATGTTGAGGATACACAAGTCGCACACCGTGTTCGACGAATGGTTTGACCAAAATGCATTTATGTTGGCTCGTGCTGAAACCGTCGCGCATTCTGTGTCTGTCTTGGCAAAGCCGGTTTTTGAGCTTTTATTGGTTGGTTGCGCACTTGGTTTGTTCGTCTTTGCTGGTAACCAGATAGGCAACACAAGTTTTGAGACTTCTGCTATTTTAATGTCTGGCTTCGCTGCTTACCGTGTAGTTCCAAGTTTACAGCAGGTTAGTTCAGCAGTTTCTGATATGCGTGCTAGCAGAAATTTTTTAGATAGCTTATATGATTACAGTTGTCGCGTTTCTGCTTGCAAAAGCACTCAGCACTATCCAGTATTTTCCACTCACGGCGAGTTGGTTGCAATGAAAGATGTAACCGTTACTACTCCATCAGGTAGCAATCTTGTGGCTGGGGTGGCACTTTCGATTTCAAGTGGTGATTGGATATTTCTCTATGGACCTTCTGGTGCCGGGAAGTCGAGTTTCCTCAAAACATTGGCGGGCATCTCTCACCCGGCAGTCGGATTAGTGTCATTTTCCAGTGAGCTGAATGAAGTAGGTAGCGAATATCCTCCTCTCTATTTCCTTGGCTATTTGCCTCAACGGCCAATAGTTTTTGATGAAAACATACATTGTAATATTGATTTTTTACATGAACAGCGATGTATAGATGTGAACTGGTTTTCTGAGTGTTTACGAATTGCCGGGTTGGATACAGCACATGGTTTTCGTGAAAAGTTGGACGTTAGTCCACATTCTCGCTTCACACTTGGGGGACTGTCGGGTGGTGAGCAACAACGTTTTGCTTTGGCTCGTGCGTTGTATCGTAGACCTAAAATATTATTAATGGACGAAGGCTTGAGCGCTCTTGATTCCTCTTCGCAAAAATCGATTTTGGTGAATTTAAAAGAGTATTTTCCTGAGATGGCGATTGTTATGATCTCGCATGATTTGGCTTTAAGTGTTTATTTTGATAAAAAAATTATTTTGAGAGATCAAAAAATTACTATAGAGGGTGTTTGA